The Aeromonas veronii genome includes the window TCCAGGCGTTGGGGTCCGCGTGATCCGCCTCGCTGGTGCCGATGTCGTTGTCGAGCGGCGCCCGGTAGAAGTGATCGGCGATGGCCTCCTTCAACTGCTCCCGCCCCTGCTTGCGCCAGTTGCGGATACGGCCGCTCACCTTGTCCAGTTGCCATTCACTGCCTGCAGCGGCAGCAAGCCAATGATCCGGCTGCTCAAGCAAGGCCGTGCAGTGGAATGCCACTGGCAATGCCAGGGGGGATGGCAGAATAAACTGCTGACGAGCCACCTCGTGGCCCGCCTCGGCCCAGGCCGTGGCCGCGGGCTGCACTATGGCCAGGTCCAGCGAGACCAGGCTCCCCGGGGCAAAGGCCGGCAGCGATGCCAGCAGGGTCAGCGCCGCGCCAGCCTGGGGAGCCAGGCTGAGTGGGCATTCACCTTCCTGCAGTACGCGGCCATCCTCTCGCAGTTGCCAGTGCAGCCGCTCGTTGTCCGTGGCACGGAACAGATAGTCGCTCACCACCTCCACCACCAATGGCTGCTGGCTCACCAGTCTCAGCTCGAACAGCTGCTGGGCCCGCTTGGCCTCGGCCAGGGAGGGATGGGGACTTCTGTCCGGGAACAGCAGCCCGTTGCAGCAGAACTGGCGGTCGTTGGGGGTGTCGCCAAAATCGCCGCCATAGGCCCAGAAATGGCGGCCGTCATCGGTCAGCTTGTCGAGCCCCTGATCCACCCAATCCCAGACGAAACCGCCCTGCAGACGCGGATGGGTGCGAAACGCCTGCCAATACTCGGCATAGCCTCCCAGGCTGTTGCCCATGGCATGGGCGTACTCGCACAGGATCAGCGGCCGGGTCTCGCCGGGCAGGCCTATCCACTTGGCCAGCGCCCACTTGGGCACCGCCGGGAAGGGTTGATCCTGATGGGTACGGGCATACATGGGGCAGATGATGTCGGTGGCCGGGGTATCGGCGCCGCCCCCCTCGTACTGGACCGGGCGGCTCGGGTCGCTCCCCTTGACCCACTGATACATGGCGTCGTGGGCGGGGCCATAGCCGGATTCATTGCCGAGCGACCAGATGATGATGCTGGGATGGTTGAAGTCCCGCGCCACCATGCGGGTCACCCGCTCGAGGAAGGCGCCGCTCCAGGCGGGGTCCCGCGCCAGCCGCCCCATGGGGGTCATGCCATGGGTCTCCAGATTCGCCTCGTCCACCACGTAAAGGCCGAGCCTGTCGCACAGCCGATAGAATTCCGGGTGGTTGGGATAGTGGGAGCAGCGCACCGCATTGAAGTTGTTCTGCTTCATCAGCCGCAGATCCAGCGCCATGGCGGCGGGGGTCACCACGTGGCCGAGGGCCGGATCGTGCTCGTGGCGGTTGGTGCCGCGAATGAGCAGGGGCTGGCCGTTGACCCGCAGCAGGCCGCCACGGATCTCCACCGCCCGAAAGCCCACGTCATAGGCCTCGCACTCGATGCACTCACCCTGCTCGTCCAGCAGGGCCAGGGTCAGCCGGTAGAGATGGGGGGTCTCGGCGCTCCACTTGTGGGGGGCGGGCACCTCCAGCCACAGCTCGCTCCTGTCCTCAAAGGCCCCCTTCTCGTCGATGGGTGCCGTGCCGAGGGGTTGGCGCTTGCTCACCACCAGGGCGTCGCCGAAATAGAGGGCCGCCTCCACCAGAAGGCCGGCGCCGACACTCGCCTGCACCTCCAGCTTGAGGCGGGCATCCCGGTAACAGGCATCCAGCACCGGAGTCAGCCGCACGTCCATCAGCTGGCGTTCCGGTTTATGCAGCAGTGTGACGGAGCGAAAGATGCCACTCATGCGCCACATGTCCTGATCTTCGAGATAGGAGCCATCGGACCAGCGCAGCACCAGGGCTGCCAGCCGGTTCTGACCGGCCTGCAGGAAGGGGGTCAGATCGAATTCGGCGGGCAGGCGGCTGTCCTGGGAGTAACCGACCCAGCAGCCGTTGCAGAACAGATAGAAGGCGCTGTCCACCCCATCAAACGTGATGCGGACCTGACCTTCAGCCAGCCAGTCGGCGGGCAGGCTGAAGGTGCGGGAGTAGCAGCCGGTAGGGTTTTGCGCAGGCACCCTGGGGGGATCGCAGGGGAAGGGATACTTGATGTTGGTGTAGATGGGGCGATCGAAGCCCTGCAACTGCCAGTTGCCGGGAACCTGCACCGTGGTGGCATCCGCCAGGTCCTGTTCGATCCACTCCGACGGCACCTGCTCGGGGGCATCGAAGAAGGAGAACTGCCAGTCGCCATCCAGCAGCAGGCGCGAAGGGGACGGGATCCCGGTCCGGGCATCCGCCTCGCTGCGCCAGCTGGACAAGGGGGTGTGGGCAGGCAACCGGTTGACGGATGTGATCGCCTGGGTTTGCCAATCCTGACGGGCCAAGATCTCCCTGAGCATCCTTATCTCTCCCTGCATTGAGTCGTGTCTATGAAAACGTCTGCAGTGTAGGAGAGTTTGATTCGGGAAACGGCGATCCCGCTCACACAGGTGTAAACGATTACACTGCAAATGTTAAGTAAAACGAGGTAAAAACGATTAAAGATAAGTAAAAACCAGATCTGCGTCATGAGATAACCGATGACGGATGAAAAGGAGGGAAACAGGGGGTGGAAGAGGGCCTGAAGTAGAGAGAGGGAGCCGCGCCCTCACCCCGGTGCAACCCGAAGCATGACGCGAGTCTGGGTATGGGGCGCAGGGGATAGCACCGCCCGCCTTCGTGTTGAAAACAAGCTCAGTGTCTGGCCGATATCACCGGGGTTGTGGGTCAGGGGTGAGCATGCAGGGATGATTTATGCCAGCAGCCACATAACCCTGCCACACCGGGGTCAGGCCTGGCCAGGGTCACTGGATGGAAATTGATCCGCGAGTCGTGCAGACGCAGACATTGCCAGTCCTGTGTCTGCTGGCGAGAGGAGAGATCAGTATCTGACCGCTCCATCGGGTGGTGATTGATCTGTGATGTCTCGTGCAGCCGCAGATGCTACCGATCTCGCGCCTTCTGACGAGCGACTAGGTCAGAGGCTGGCCGGAGTCAGCAGATGGAGATGGATCCACGATATGCCGTGCAGGGGCGGCCCTATCGACCAGCGTGCCCCCTGTCACACCGGGGTCAGAGCCTGACCGGGGCGACCGAGTGGCGGTTGATCAGGGTCGGCGTGTAGACGCGGCTCGCCACCGCCTCGCTCTCTCCGGCTGCCAGTTGCAGAGCCAGCTTGGCCGCCTGGGCCGCCATCAGCTCGATGGGGTAGCGCATGGTAGAGAGCTTGGGTCTCAGGTATCTGGCATAAATGATGTCATCGAAACCGACCACGGAGACCTCTTCCGGCACCTTGAGGCCGTTGTCCGCCAGCACCGAGATGGCTCCCGCCGCCATGGCATCGTTGTAGGCCACCACAGCCGTGATGGGCAGCCCCTTGGCCAGCAGGTTGAGCATGGCCCGCTCGCCCCCTTCCTCGTTCGGCACGCCATTCTCCACCAGTTCGGGATCCACCGAGATACCCGCCTCCAGCAGGGCATCCTGGTAGCCCTGATGACGCAAGATGGCATCCTCGATGGCGTGATCCGAGCTGACGAAGGCGATATGGCGGTGTCCCAGATCCAGCAGATGGCGGGTGGCGGTCGCCGCCCCCTGGCGGTTGTTGAGGGAGATGCAGCGCCCCTTCAGCGCCGGAATGTCGCGGTTGATCAGCACCATGCCGGGGGAGCGCTGGGCATAATCGATCAACTCCTCATCGCTCAGCGCCTTGCTGTGGACCACCAGCGCATCGCAGCGCTTGCCGATCAACAGCTCGATGGCGGCTCGTTCCGGCTCCGCCTTGTGAAAACCATTACCCATCAGGAGGTGTAACCCCTGCTCCACCGCCACCCCGGCGACCCCCTTGACCAGGGCACCGAAGAAGGGATCGGCCACGTCACCCACCACCACCCCCATGGTATCGCAGGTCTGGCTGACCAGGGCCC containing:
- a CDS encoding beta-galactosidase; this encodes MLREILARQDWQTQAITSVNRLPAHTPLSSWRSEADARTGIPSPSRLLLDGDWQFSFFDAPEQVPSEWIEQDLADATTVQVPGNWQLQGFDRPIYTNIKYPFPCDPPRVPAQNPTGCYSRTFSLPADWLAEGQVRITFDGVDSAFYLFCNGCWVGYSQDSRLPAEFDLTPFLQAGQNRLAALVLRWSDGSYLEDQDMWRMSGIFRSVTLLHKPERQLMDVRLTPVLDACYRDARLKLEVQASVGAGLLVEAALYFGDALVVSKRQPLGTAPIDEKGAFEDRSELWLEVPAPHKWSAETPHLYRLTLALLDEQGECIECEAYDVGFRAVEIRGGLLRVNGQPLLIRGTNRHEHDPALGHVVTPAAMALDLRLMKQNNFNAVRCSHYPNHPEFYRLCDRLGLYVVDEANLETHGMTPMGRLARDPAWSGAFLERVTRMVARDFNHPSIIIWSLGNESGYGPAHDAMYQWVKGSDPSRPVQYEGGGADTPATDIICPMYARTHQDQPFPAVPKWALAKWIGLPGETRPLILCEYAHAMGNSLGGYAEYWQAFRTHPRLQGGFVWDWVDQGLDKLTDDGRHFWAYGGDFGDTPNDRQFCCNGLLFPDRSPHPSLAEAKRAQQLFELRLVSQQPLVVEVVSDYLFRATDNERLHWQLREDGRVLQEGECPLSLAPQAGAALTLLASLPAFAPGSLVSLDLAIVQPAATAWAEAGHEVARQQFILPSPLALPVAFHCTALLEQPDHWLAAAAGSEWQLDKVSGRIRNWRKQGREQLKEAIADHFYRAPLDNDIGTSEADHADPNAWIARWQEAGLNGLQHRCLGMTASPEQGVIVVTHGYFADDSLKLLTRWRHAFSADGAMQLAIEVEVAPGMPSLPRIGARLWLVDEVMTATDGVSWLGRGPHENYPDRLLAADQGRWQLPLDGLHTPYVFPTDNGLRCDTRQLQLGDIDIQGRFHFSLSRYSQQQLALARHQTDLVAEGGLHLCLDGFHMGIGGDDSWSQSVRPEYWLRPGSYYWNCVLR
- a CDS encoding substrate-binding domain-containing protein codes for the protein MSTIKDVARLANVSVATVSRVMNNSPKASAASREVVQKAMAELGYTPNANARALVSQTCDTMGVVVGDVADPFFGALVKGVAGVAVEQGLHLLMGNGFHKAEPERAAIELLIGKRCDALVVHSKALSDEELIDYAQRSPGMVLINRDIPALKGRCISLNNRQGAATATRHLLDLGHRHIAFVSSDHAIEDAILRHQGYQDALLEAGISVDPELVENGVPNEEGGERAMLNLLAKGLPITAVVAYNDAMAAGAISVLADNGLKVPEEVSVVGFDDIIYARYLRPKLSTMRYPIELMAAQAAKLALQLAAGESEAVASRVYTPTLINRHSVAPVRL